One genomic region from Sciurus carolinensis chromosome 2, mSciCar1.2, whole genome shotgun sequence encodes:
- the Mavs gene encoding mitochondrial antiviral-signaling protein, with the protein MAFAEDETYKYIRLHHSKFCCVNVLEILPYLPCLTASDEDRLRASYSSLGNQDTLWELFNRLQRRTGWVDFFIRALKICEQVELADEVARVYQSSLLPGNPTRSPVPQATPAAPAKVPGPSAPAVAHVPHNGYREEPSYPRPVQDTQPPKSPGASSEPAAQTPSSRAVPRRPGGSFEPSYNPAALSPLTFGRHQEQDPELGGTHIAGAVSSPTSTRGPVSPTVSFQPLARSTPRASHLPGPAVSAPPAGPSSSTGLASGEGTGDHTKTTICSSDTEAPTNSTTTSSLPSKVPANSAPVSSGPSKLPTSTKPPGAIPSKVLTNPAPSKLPINSTRASGMPSKVPTTTMVASKVPTNTVPSSGSKAKETPRAPAPTVTTGGSSPWRDSSSGNLCSGPELSKPGVLISRVDSQPFSGCSEDLAISSSLDSEPSQGPEENEYMSFNIHVAEGPSADLEGSPGPREASQPQEEGERSGRATSGVLWWLGSAAAGAVLAVLLVVLYRRRPLQ; encoded by the exons ATGGCCTTTGCTGAAGACGAGACCTATAAGTATATTCGCCTCCATCACAGCAAGTTTTGCTGTGTTAATGTTCTGGAGATTCTGCCTTATCTGCCCTGCCTGACAGCCAGTGACGAG GATCGACTGCGGGCCTCCTACTCAAGCCTGGGCAACCAGGACACACTCTGGGAACTCTTCAACCGCCTCCAGCGCCGGACCGGCTGGGTAGATTTCTTCATCAGGGCACTGAAGATCTGTGAGCAGGTTGAGCTCGCTGATGAAGTGGCTCGTGTTTATCAGAGCTCACTGCTTCCTG GGAACCCGACCCGCTCCCCAGTCCCACAGGCAACACCTGCAGCTCCTGCTAAGGTTCCAGGGCCCTCTGCACCTGCCGTGGCCCACGTCCCCCACAATGGCTACAGAGAAGAGCCAAGCTACCCCAGGCCTGTCCAGGACACACAACCACCGAAGTCCCCAGGAGCG agttcagagccagccgcACAGACACCCAGTTCCAGGGCAGTCCCGAGGAGGCCTGGCGGCTCCTTTGAGCCCTCCTATAACCCAGCAGCCCTCAGCCCTCTGACCTTCGGCAGGCATCAGGAGCAGGATCCAGAGCTGGGTGGTACCCACATAGCAG GTGCAGTTTCCAGCCCCACGTCAACCCGTGGGCCTGTGTCTCCGACTGTCTCCTTCCAGCCCCTAGCCCGTTCCACCCCCAGGGCAAGCCACTTGCCTGGACCAGCGGTGTCAGCTCCACCTGCTggtccctcctcctccactgGCTTGGCTTCTGGGGAAGGGACTGGTGACCATACTAAGACTACCATCTGCTCCAGTGATACAGAGGCACCCACTAATTCAACGACTACCAGCTCACTGCCCTCCAAAGTGCCTGCCAACTCAGCACCTGTCAGCTCGGGGCCCTCCAAGTTGCCTACCAGCACCAAGCCCCCCGGTGCAATACCATCTAAAGTGCTCACCAACCCGGCACCATCCAAGTTGCCCATCAACTCAACACGTGCTAGTGGCATGCCATCCAAAGTGCCCACCACTACCATGGTGGCCAGCAAGGTGCCTACCAACACAGTGCCCTCCAGTGGGAGCAAAGCCAAG gAGACCCCGAGGGCTCCAGCACCCACAGTCACCACTGGAGGCAGCTCTCCCTGGAGGGATAGCAGCTCTGGGAACTTGTGCTCTGGGCCGGAGCTGAGCAAGCCTGGCGTCCTGATATCGAGGGTCGACAGCCAGCCATTCTCCGGCTGTTCCGAAGACCTTGCCATCAGCAGCTCCCTGGACTCGGAGCCCAGCCAAGGCCCAGAGGAGAATGAGTACATGTCCTTTAATATCCATGTGGCTGAGGGTCCCAGTGCTGACCTGGAGGGCAGTCCTGGACCTCGTGAGGCCTCACAGCCCCAGGAGGAGGGGGAGCGGTCAGGCAGAGCGACATCGGGGGTCCTGTGGTGGCTGGGGTCTGCCGCAGCCGGCGCGGTCCTGGCCGTGCTTCTGGTGGTGCTGTACCGGCGGCGCCCACTGCAGTGA